TGCAAGAGGGGCAGTGCTGGGAAAATGTACAAAGCTGAAGCTATTATGAAGGAAATGCTTGCTAATAAAATTTGTCCAAGTGAAGTTACCTTTAACACTCTTATTGATGGGTTTTGTAAGGAAGAGAATGTATTGGCTGCAAAGAAGGCTTTTGAAGAGATGCAAACGCAGGGATTAAAACCTAATGTAGTTACTTATAACTCGCTGATAAATGGTCTATGTAATAACGGTAAGCTAGAAGAGGCAGTTGATTTGTGGGATAAGATGGTTGACTTTGGTTTGAAACCAAATATTGTAACTTATAATGCTCTTATTAATGGGTTTTgtaagaagaagatgatgaaggaagCAACAAAAGTTTTCGATGATATAACTAAGCAAGAGTTGGTTCCCAATGCTATAACATTCAATACTATGATTGATGCATACTGCAAGGAAGGGATGATGGAAGAAGGATTTGCACTGTGTAGTTCAATGCTAGATGAAGGGATTTGGCCTACTGTTTCAACCTATAATTGCTTAATTGCAGGCTTGTGCAGAAAACGAGACTTACCGGCTGCCAGGGAGCTTCTTAATGAAATGGAGAACAAGGGTTTAAAAGGGAATGTTGTAACATACAACATCTTGATAGACGGTTCGTGCAAAGATGGTAAATCAAGAAATGCAGAAAAACTACTTAATGAAATGTTCAACCTCGGTCTGAAACCTAATCACATAACATATAATACTTTGATGGATGGCTATTGTATGGAGGGGAAACTCAAGGCAGCATTAAATGTGAGGACGCGTATGGAGAAAGAACGAAAGCAGCCAAACGTTGTTACTTATAATGTGTTGATTAAAGGGCATTGTAAAATTGGCAAGCTAGAGGCTGCAAATGGTCTTCTTAATGAGATGTTGGAAAAGGGTTTGAACCCAAACCGTACTACCTATGATGTAGTAAGACTGGAAATGTTGGAGAAAGGCTTTATTCCAGATATAGAAGGTCACTTGTATAATATCTCTGGCATGTCTTAACAAGTTGTAATGATAGATGGGATTTTAGTTATCAGTATATTAATCTACTGTTTATAGTAGAGCTTCATAAATGATTCACAAGATAAATATCAACTTGTACATATCTTGTTTTTTGCTGCATTTGTTGCACAAAACTAGATACACATCTGTTGTATTGAGTTTAATTGTCGGCCAAGTCTATTATGCATACACTACGTACAGTCTACAGCTCCGTTAGCATTAGATTTAAAGAAGTTACTAGTCAAAATGTACATATGTAGGGCTGCGTCTAAGGTGAGGTAGTAAATAggtccctcaccggtgagggagtatgaaaaaatcatttt
This portion of the Trifolium pratense cultivar HEN17-A07 linkage group LG3, ARS_RC_1.1, whole genome shotgun sequence genome encodes:
- the LOC123917712 gene encoding pentatricopeptide repeat-containing protein At1g09820, with translation MTTDKLTRSIQGPILHSFNISTISELLSKQHWSVLKPHLRVTKPATFLDQLLNAGVDSELVFRFFNWSQKEFRFSYGLEENAKVLHFLANSKRYSKVRSFLDSFVKYKKHTVSSVFHSLLLGGGRSGATALIIDMLLLAYVRNLELHCAYEAFTRAQDYGFKLSLTSCNPLLSALVKENKIGDVEYVYKEMIKRRIQPNLYTFNILINGLCRAGKLIKAEDVIEDMKAWGISPNVVTYNTLVDGYCKRGSAGKMYKAEAIMKEMLANKICPSEVTFNTLIDGFCKEENVLAAKKAFEEMQTQGLKPNVVTYNSLINGLCNNGKLEEAVDLWDKMVDFGLKPNIVTYNALINGFCKKKMMKEATKVFDDITKQELVPNAITFNTMIDAYCKEGMMEEGFALCSSMLDEGIWPTVSTYNCLIAGLCRKRDLPAARELLNEMENKGLKGNVVTYNILIDGSCKDGKSRNAEKLLNEMFNLGLKPNHITYNTLMDGYCMEGKLKAALNVRTRMEKERKQPNVVTYNVLIKGHCKIGKLEAANGLLNEMLEKGLNPNRTTYDVVRLEMLEKGFIPDIEGHLYNISGMS